A single genomic interval of Scyliorhinus canicula chromosome 15, sScyCan1.1, whole genome shotgun sequence harbors:
- the LOC119978618 gene encoding ETS-related transcription factor Elf-3-like: MASTYGIGNILTDVMRSVYQTEENQPLSTGAKEQLVAPMLPADILDSTSWFQLDPQLWSKQHVLEWISYHVEKHKYDANNIDLSFCDMDGSTLRVLTKSQLIAIFGPLGEELYKSHQDLSKNCFDLMLPDDFSDIFLPSILPDDCNEYKFLDTVITWNDLDSEESPDHWKTLPDFLPSDPGYESAPTSPYSIDDSNPGSQAPNSPDSGGSESDFDPSITNSRYTTQNEGFPKISNGDSNPPKRGRGRPRKFDKEEKNCIEIKKSKHSPRGTHLWEFIRDILLHPENNSGLLKWEDRSEGIFKFLKSEAVAQLWGEKKKNSSMTYEKLSRAMRYYYKREILERVDGRRLVYKFGKNSSGWRVGDA, from the exons ATGGCTTCAACCTACGGGATTGGCAATATCCTGACTGATGTGATGCGCTCCGTGTACCAGACTGAGGAAAATCAGCCCCTCTCCACGGGCGCCAAGGAGCAACTTGTCGCCCCAATGTTACCAGCAGACATACTGg ATTCCACCTCTTGGTTTCAACTGGATCCTCAGTTGTGGAGCAAACAGCACGTCCTGGAATGGATCAGTTACCATGTAGAGAAGCACAAGTATGATGCCAACAATATTGACCTGTCCTTCTGTGACATGGATGGAAGCACCCTTCGTGTGCTGACAAAGAGCCAACTGATAGCTATCTTTGGTCCGCTGGGGGAAGAACTCTACAAAAGCCACCAGGATTTAAGTAAAAACT GTTTTGATCTGATGCTGCCTGATGACTTCAGTGACATTTTCTTGCCAAGCATCCTGCCAGATGACTGCAACGAATACAAGTTTCTGGACACTGTAATTA CCTGGAATGACTTGGACAGCGAAGAGTCACCGGATCATTGGAAAACTCTGCCTGATTTTCTACCCAGTGACCCTGGGTATGAATCAGCACCCACCTCCCCATACAGCATTGATGACTCCAATCCAG GTTCCCAAGCTCCCAATTCTCCAGACTCCGGTGGAAGTGAATCAGATTTTGATCCCTCAATAACAAATAGTCGCTACACAACCCAAAATG AAGGATTTCCTAAAATTTCAAATGGTGATTCCAACCCTCCCAAACGAGGAAGAGGAAGACCAAGAAAATTTGACAAAGAAGAGAAGAATTGTATCGAAATCAAGAAAAGTAAACACT cgccacgtggaacacatctCTGGGAATTTATTCGGGATATCCTCCTTCATCCAGAGAACAACAGTGGCCTTTTGAAATGGGAAGATCGGTCAGAAGGAATCTTTAAGTTTCTAAAATCCGAGGCTGTTGCACAGCTCTGGGGCGAAAAGAAAAAGAACAGCAGCATGACCTACGAGAAGCTCAGCAGAGCCATGAG ATATTATTACAAGCGTGAAATCTTGGAGCGAGTAGATGGGAGGAGGCTGGTCTACAAATTTGGAAAGAATTCCAGTGGCTGGAGAGTTGGAGATGCGTGA